The genomic interval CCCGGCGTCCGGCACGATCACCAGCTCGGCGTCGGGCAGCACGTCGGCGATGGCCTCGCTGTGCGAGCTGGGGGTGACCAGGTCCTTGTCCCCGGCCAGGATCAGCACGGGCACGTCCCGGAACGCGGGCAGCGCACCGCTCTTGTCGTGCTCGGTGAAGGCCGGGTAGAACTCGGCGACCACATCGATCGGGGTGGACTCGATCAGCCGTTCCGCGAACCGGGCGACCGCCGGGTCCACGTCCCGCGATCCGAACGAGTACCGCTTGATCAGCCCGGCGAAGAGGTCGGCCGTGGCCCGCCGCCCCTTCTCCACCAGCTCCGTCTGCGAGCCGAGCGCCTTCAGCACCCCGGGCAGCACCCGGCGCACCGCGTTCACGCCCGCCACCGGCAGCCCGAAGTTGACCTCGCCGAGCTTGCCGCTGGAGGTGCCGACCAGGGCGACGGCGGCGACCCGGTCGCGGATCAGGGCCGGGTACCGGTCGGCCAGCGCCATCATCGTCATGCCGCCCATGGAGTGCCCGGCCAGCACCAGCGGACCCTCGGGGGCCGCCGCGTCGATGACCGCCTTCAGGTCGCGGCCGAGCTGGTCGATGCCGAGCGGCACCCCGTCCGCCTGGGCCCGGCCGCGTCCGGAGCGGCCGTGGCTGCGCTGGTCCCAGTAGACGGCGCGTACGAGGCCGCGCAGGGCGGCCCGCTGGAAGTGCCAGGAGTCCTGGCCGAGGCAGTAGCCGTGGCTGAAGACGACGGTGACCGGGGCGGGGGCCTTGCGCCCGAAGAGCCGGCGACGGCGGGGGCCGGTGGCGTCTCCCTCAAGAACGCCGGGCGCCTCGTCCTCCACCTCGTCGATCTCGTAGTACAGCTCGGTGCCGTCGTCGGCGACGGCCCGGCCCGGCGTGCCGCGCAGCGAGCCGTAGGGCCCGGTGGCGTCCAGTGCGAGGCGGGCCTTCTTGCGCATGCCGCGCCCGACGGTGAGCCGCTCGACGGCGACCCCGGCCGCCGCGCCGGCGGCGAGCACTCCTATCGCCGCCCCGGCGATCCCGGCCCGGCGCCAGCCGGCCGCGCCCGCGGCTGCCACGGTCGCGGTCGCGTCGGCGGCGGCGGCCCCCGCGCTGCTCCCGCTCACCGCGACACGCCCCGGGCCAGGTCGTCGGCCGTCCCGTTCACATGGACCCTCGGCACCCGAGAGCCGATGCGGGTGACGATCTCGTACGCGATGGTCCCGGCGGCCTCCGCCCAGTCCTGCGCGGTCGGCTCGCCCCGGTCGCCCGGGCCGAACAGCACCGCTTCGGCGCCCGCCTCGGGCCGGTCGCCGCCGAGGTCGACGACGAACTGGTCCATGGCGACCCGGCCCGCGACCGTGCGCACCTTCCCGCCGACCAGGACGGGTCCCGTGCCCGACGCGTGGCGCGGGACGCCGTCCGCGTAGCCGACGGGGATCAGGCCGAGGGTCGTCTCGGCGGTCGTCGTGTAGTGGTGGCCGTAGCTGACGCCGTGTCCGGCCGGGGCGTCCTTGACCAGGGCGACGGAGGCGGCGAGCGTCATCACGGGCCGCAGCCCGAAGTCGGCGGGCGTGCCCAGCTCGGGGGAGGGCGAGATGCCGTACATCGCGATACCGGTCCGCACGAGGTCGAAGTGCGCCTCGGGGAGCGTGAGCGTGGCCGGGGAGTTGGCCATGTGCCGCACCTCGGGCTCCACGCCCTCCTTCTCGGCGTACGCCACCATGTCGCGGTAGACGCCGAGCTGGGCGGCGATCGAGGGGTGGCCCGGCTCGTCGGCGCAGGCGAAGTGGGACCAGAGGCCGGTGATCTTCAGCCGTCCGGCCCGCTCGGCAGCCAGCGCCTCGGTGACCAGCTCGGGCCAGTCGGCGGGCTGGCAGCCGCCGCGGCCGAGGCCGGTGTCGGCCTTGAGCTGGATCCTGGCCGGCCGGCCGGCCGCGTCGGCGGCCGCGACGACCTCGCGCAGCGCCCACCTGCCGCTGACCGACACGTCGATATCGGCCTCGATCGCCTCGCGCCAG from Streptomyces sp. CA-278952 carries:
- a CDS encoding alpha/beta fold hydrolase produces the protein MSGSSAGAAAADATATVAAAGAAGWRRAGIAGAAIGVLAAGAAAGVAVERLTVGRGMRKKARLALDATGPYGSLRGTPGRAVADDGTELYYEIDEVEDEAPGVLEGDATGPRRRRLFGRKAPAPVTVVFSHGYCLGQDSWHFQRAALRGLVRAVYWDQRSHGRSGRGRAQADGVPLGIDQLGRDLKAVIDAAAPEGPLVLAGHSMGGMTMMALADRYPALIRDRVAAVALVGTSSGKLGEVNFGLPVAGVNAVRRVLPGVLKALGSQTELVEKGRRATADLFAGLIKRYSFGSRDVDPAVARFAERLIESTPIDVVAEFYPAFTEHDKSGALPAFRDVPVLILAGDKDLVTPSSHSEAIADVLPDAELVIVPDAGHLVMLEHPETVTDRLADLLVRSGTVPGANVGGHGSTAQRPGR
- the alr gene encoding alanine racemase, encoding MNETASLRARAEIDLAALRANVRVLRERAAGAQLMAVVKSDGYGHGAVPCARAAREAGATWLGTATPQEALALRAAGLGGRIMCWLWTPGGPWREAIEADIDVSVSGRWALREVVAAADAAGRPARIQLKADTGLGRGGCQPADWPELVTEALAAERAGRLKITGLWSHFACADEPGHPSIAAQLGVYRDMVAYAEKEGVEPEVRHMANSPATLTLPEAHFDLVRTGIAMYGISPSPELGTPADFGLRPVMTLAASVALVKDAPAGHGVSYGHHYTTTAETTLGLIPVGYADGVPRHASGTGPVLVGGKVRTVAGRVAMDQFVVDLGGDRPEAGAEAVLFGPGDRGEPTAQDWAEAAGTIAYEIVTRIGSRVPRVHVNGTADDLARGVSR